In one window of Arachis ipaensis cultivar K30076 chromosome B06, Araip1.1, whole genome shotgun sequence DNA:
- the LOC107648660 gene encoding zinc finger CCCH domain-containing protein 21 isoform X1, whose translation MPPKQQSKADLAKKQKIVEDKTFGLKNKNKSKNVQKYVQNLKQSVQPKPDPSKTAAKKKKEEEKAKDKELNELFKIAVTQPKVPVGVDPKSILCEFFKVGQCAKGFKCKFSHDLNVQRKGEKIDIYSDKRDQEDTMEDWDQETLEKVVESKKTEYNQNKPTDIVCKYFLDAVEKKQYGWFWVCPNGGKNCHYRHALPPGYVLKSQMKALLEEEREKLTIEEEIENQRAKVATTTPMTPELFMQWKKKKIEERDANLALQQAERAKNDRMSGRELFLADASVFVDDAEAYEKYQREPESDDSEQKVNGNAAQDGPSTSTVSVDAEDTDVDVDDDDDDELDMDELNELEASLSRTSIQIKE comes from the exons ATGCCGCCTAAGCAGCAATCTAAAGCTGATTTAGCGAAGAAGCAGAAGATCGTAGAGGACAAAaccttcggtctcaagaacaagaacaagagcaAAAATGTTCAGAAATATGTTCAGAACCTCAAGCAATCCGTACAACCCAAACCCGATCCTTCCAAAACCGCTGCCAAG aaaaagaaggaggaagagaaggCCAAGGACAAGGAGCTGAATGAATTGTTCAAGATAGCTGTTACCCAACCCAAAGTCCCTGTTG GTGTTGATCCTAAGTCCATATTGTGTGAGTTTTTCAAGGTTGGACAATGTGCTAAGGGCTTCAAGTGCAAGTTCTCGCATGACTTGAATGTTCAGAGGAAAGGGGAAAAGATTGACATCTATAGTGATAAGCGTGATCAGG AAGACACGATGGAGGATTGGGATCAAGAGACTTTGGAGAAGGTAGTGGAGTCGAAGAAAACTGAATACAATCAGAACAAACCAACTGATATT GTATGTAAATACTTTTTGGATGCAGTGGAGAAGAAGCAATATGGTTGGTTTTGGGTCTGTCCCAATGGTGGTAAGAATTGCCACTATAGACATGCCCTTCCCCCCGGATATGTTTTAAAATCTCAAATGAAGGCTTTGTTagaggaagaaagagaaaaactaaCAATTGAAGAGGAGATAGAAAATCAG CGTGCTAAAGTGGCAACTACAACTCCTATGACTCCTGAATTATTCAtgcaatggaagaagaagaaaatagaagaaagagaTGCCAATTTGGCTTTACAGCAAGCTGAGAGGGCCAAGAATGACCGTATGAG TGGTCGTGAGCTATTTTTGGCAGATGCTAGCGTGTTTGTGGATGATGCTGAAGCATATGAGAAGTATCAAAGGGAACCCGAATCCGATGACTCTGAACAGAAG GTCAATGGGAATGCTGCTCAAGACGGTCCCAGCACGTCCACAGTTAGTGTTGATGCTGAGGATACTGATGTTGATGTGGATGACGACGACGATGATGAACTGGACATGGATGAGTTGAATGAATTGGAAGCAAGCTTATCAAGGACATCAATCCAAATAAAGGAGTAA
- the LOC107648163 gene encoding uncharacterized protein LOC107648163 — translation MPLQIYIHSHLPFPLPNFISHRFSLLYQTSSSSSSSSPLKLVSSKRDSQRNPADNNNNNGDKSSRDWDKAWSNFKKQGKKSLFSGFSPDKYVSWNPRRSEFPISEEVDPIKRTERSNLKFWNSPTFTLGGAVIIVLFLLLYTILAPIK, via the exons ATGCCATTGCAAATTTACATCCATTCACACCTTCCATTCCCATTACCAAATTTTATATCTCATCGCTTCTCTTTGCTATATcaaacctcctcctcctcctcttcttcttcccctctcaAACTTGTCTCTTCCAAAAGGGACTCCCAACGAAACCCTGctgataacaataacaataatg GTGATAAATCTTCAAGAGACTGGGACAAGGCATGGTCAAATTTCAAGAAGCAAGGGAAAAAATCACTCTTCTCTGGATTCTCACCAGATAAGTATGTGAGTTGGAACCCTAGGCGCTCAGAATTCCCAATTTCTGAGGAGGTTGATCCCATCAAGAGAACTGAGAGATCAAACCTCAAGTTCTGGAACAGTCCCACTTTCACTCTTGGGGGTGCAGTTATAATTGTCTTGTTTCTTTTGTTGTATACCATTCTTGCACCAATCAAGTGA
- the LOC107648660 gene encoding zinc finger CCCH domain-containing protein 21 isoform X2 yields the protein MPPKQQSKADLAKKQKIVEDKTFGLKNKNKSKNVQKYVQNLKQSVQPKPDPSKTAAKKKKEEEKAKDKELNELFKIAVTQPKVPVGVDPKSILCEFFKVGQCAKGFKCKFSHDLNVQRKGEKIDIYSDKRDQEDTMEDWDQETLEKVVESKKTEYNQNKPTDIVCKYFLDAVEKKQYGWFWVCPNGGKNCHYRHALPPGYVLKSQMKALLEEEREKLTIEEEIENQRAKVATTTPMTPELFMQWKKKKIEERDANLALQQAERAKNDRMSGRELFLADASVFVDDAEAYEKYQREPESDDSEQKIGINVAFFPLIWHLLSVRISVRRFNLSHAI from the exons ATGCCGCCTAAGCAGCAATCTAAAGCTGATTTAGCGAAGAAGCAGAAGATCGTAGAGGACAAAaccttcggtctcaagaacaagaacaagagcaAAAATGTTCAGAAATATGTTCAGAACCTCAAGCAATCCGTACAACCCAAACCCGATCCTTCCAAAACCGCTGCCAAG aaaaagaaggaggaagagaaggCCAAGGACAAGGAGCTGAATGAATTGTTCAAGATAGCTGTTACCCAACCCAAAGTCCCTGTTG GTGTTGATCCTAAGTCCATATTGTGTGAGTTTTTCAAGGTTGGACAATGTGCTAAGGGCTTCAAGTGCAAGTTCTCGCATGACTTGAATGTTCAGAGGAAAGGGGAAAAGATTGACATCTATAGTGATAAGCGTGATCAGG AAGACACGATGGAGGATTGGGATCAAGAGACTTTGGAGAAGGTAGTGGAGTCGAAGAAAACTGAATACAATCAGAACAAACCAACTGATATT GTATGTAAATACTTTTTGGATGCAGTGGAGAAGAAGCAATATGGTTGGTTTTGGGTCTGTCCCAATGGTGGTAAGAATTGCCACTATAGACATGCCCTTCCCCCCGGATATGTTTTAAAATCTCAAATGAAGGCTTTGTTagaggaagaaagagaaaaactaaCAATTGAAGAGGAGATAGAAAATCAG CGTGCTAAAGTGGCAACTACAACTCCTATGACTCCTGAATTATTCAtgcaatggaagaagaagaaaatagaagaaagagaTGCCAATTTGGCTTTACAGCAAGCTGAGAGGGCCAAGAATGACCGTATGAG TGGTCGTGAGCTATTTTTGGCAGATGCTAGCGTGTTTGTGGATGATGCTGAAGCATATGAGAAGTATCAAAGGGAACCCGAATCCGATGACTCTGAACAGAAG ataggtatcaATGTGGCATTTTTTCCACTCATCTGGCATCTTCTTTCAGTAAGAATTTCAGTAAGAAGATTTAATCTCAGCCATGCTATTTAA